From a single Fusobacterium ulcerans ATCC 49185 genomic region:
- a CDS encoding iron-containing alcohol dehydrogenase family protein: MSNRNVFLPNYSIGDSAYDEVVKVCSNYGKKVVFIGGKTALEKASHLVKELMAGSDLEVVDTLWYGGEAAYANVEKLKEMKVVHEANMVFAFGGGKAIDTCKVLTGDLNKPLFVFPTISSTCAAVTSVCAIYTVDGVFEGLYWRNAPAEHTFINTKIIAEAPDKYLWAGIGDTLAKGYEPEFSSRGRKLDHPNALGVTLSKLCQEPLVEYGSKALADCRENKVSDDLEETVLSIIVNTGLVSNHVINDYNSCVAHAMCYGFSTMAKVEHNHLHGEIVSYGVLVQLMLDNDTKEIDKLLPFYQEIGLPTSYKDFGVTREEMEGVLQKASEVNDVKVAAMDITKDKLADAVDRLERYVG; the protein is encoded by the coding sequence ATGTCAAATAGAAATGTATTTTTGCCAAATTATAGTATTGGAGATTCAGCATATGATGAAGTTGTAAAAGTCTGTTCAAATTATGGGAAAAAGGTTGTATTTATTGGAGGAAAAACTGCTTTGGAAAAAGCAAGTCATCTGGTAAAAGAATTGATGGCAGGAAGTGATTTGGAAGTAGTGGATACATTGTGGTATGGAGGGGAGGCTGCATATGCCAATGTGGAAAAATTAAAAGAGATGAAAGTTGTTCATGAGGCAAATATGGTCTTTGCTTTTGGTGGAGGAAAAGCAATAGACACATGTAAAGTTCTTACTGGAGATTTGAATAAACCTCTGTTTGTATTTCCTACTATCTCATCTACTTGTGCAGCTGTTACATCAGTATGTGCCATTTATACTGTAGATGGAGTATTTGAAGGACTGTACTGGAGAAATGCTCCAGCTGAACATACTTTTATTAATACAAAAATCATAGCAGAAGCACCAGATAAATATTTATGGGCTGGAATAGGAGATACTCTTGCTAAAGGATATGAACCTGAGTTTTCATCAAGAGGAAGAAAACTGGATCACCCTAATGCTTTAGGAGTGACACTGTCTAAGCTTTGTCAGGAACCATTGGTAGAATATGGTTCAAAGGCATTGGCAGACTGCAGGGAAAACAAAGTATCTGATGATCTTGAGGAAACTGTTCTGTCCATTATTGTAAATACAGGACTTGTATCTAATCATGTTATTAATGATTATAACAGTTGTGTAGCCCATGCAATGTGTTATGGATTCTCTACTATGGCAAAGGTAGAACATAATCATCTTCATGGGGAAATTGTATCATATGGAGTGTTGGTACAGTTAATGCTGGATAATGATACTAAAGAAATAGATAAACTGCTCCCATTCTATCAAGAGATAGGACTTCCTACATCTTATAAAGATTTTGGAGTGACAAGGGAAGAGATGGAAGGGGTATTGCAGAAAGCTTCTGAAGTAAATGATGTAAAGGTAGCTGCTATGGATATCACAAAGGATAAACTGGCAGATGCAGTGGATAGACTAGAGAGATATGTTGGATAA
- the radA gene encoding DNA repair protein RadA translates to MAKSKSFYVCGECGYKSSKWMGKCPQCNEWGAFEEEIEITSAGAPVVSSAVSVKETSEKVYSFSDIKMEDMYRYKTGIEEFDRVLGGGLLQGEVVLVTGNPGIGKSTLLLQVADRYTSYGTVIYISGEESPSQVKNRGERLKLNAKDLFLMAETDVSNIYEYLIAKKPKVVIVDSIQTLYNSSIDSIPGTPTQIRECTLKIIELAKKYNISFFIVGHITKDGKVAGPKMLEHMVDAVFNFEGEEGLFYRILRSTKNRFGSTNELAVFSMEEDGMKEIKNSSEYFLSERDEKNAGSMVVPVLEGTKVFLLEIQTLLTESSIGIPKRIVQGFDRNRIQILTAIAEKKMHMSLAMKDMFVNIPGGLNIEDPAADLAVLISLLSVYRGVEISQKIAAIGELGLRGEIRKVFFIEKRLKELEKLGFKGVYIPEANRKEIEKNSNKYKLKLIYLKNLEELLERMNKDGQ, encoded by the coding sequence GTGGCTAAAAGTAAAAGTTTTTATGTTTGTGGTGAATGTGGATATAAATCATCTAAATGGATGGGAAAGTGTCCTCAATGCAATGAATGGGGTGCTTTTGAAGAAGAGATAGAGATAACATCAGCAGGGGCACCTGTAGTTTCTTCAGCTGTTTCTGTAAAAGAGACCTCTGAAAAAGTATACTCATTTTCAGATATAAAAATGGAAGATATGTATAGATACAAAACTGGAATAGAAGAATTTGACAGAGTACTTGGAGGTGGACTCCTTCAAGGTGAGGTAGTACTAGTAACAGGAAATCCTGGAATAGGAAAGTCTACACTTTTACTTCAAGTGGCAGATAGATATACATCATATGGAACAGTCATATATATATCAGGAGAGGAATCTCCTTCTCAGGTAAAAAATAGAGGAGAAAGACTTAAACTAAATGCAAAAGATTTATTTCTTATGGCTGAAACAGATGTTTCTAATATCTATGAATATCTTATAGCTAAAAAGCCTAAAGTAGTAATAGTTGATTCAATACAGACATTGTATAATTCATCAATAGATTCTATACCAGGAACTCCTACACAAATAAGGGAATGTACTTTAAAAATAATAGAACTTGCTAAAAAATACAATATATCATTTTTTATAGTAGGTCATATAACTAAAGATGGAAAAGTAGCAGGGCCAAAAATGCTTGAGCATATGGTGGATGCTGTATTTAATTTTGAGGGAGAAGAGGGACTCTTCTACAGGATATTGAGAAGTACTAAAAATAGATTTGGTTCAACTAATGAGCTGGCTGTTTTTAGTATGGAAGAAGATGGAATGAAAGAGATAAAAAACTCTTCAGAATATTTTTTGAGTGAAAGAGATGAAAAAAATGCAGGTAGTATGGTAGTTCCAGTCTTGGAAGGAACAAAAGTATTTCTCTTGGAGATACAGACACTTCTTACTGAATCAAGTATAGGAATACCAAAAAGAATAGTTCAGGGATTTGACAGGAATAGAATACAGATACTGACTGCAATAGCAGAGAAAAAAATGCATATGAGCCTTGCTATGAAGGACATGTTTGTAAATATACCAGGGGGCTTGAATATAGAGGATCCAGCAGCAGATTTGGCTGTTCTTATATCTCTTTTATCTGTATACAGAGGAGTAGAAATAAGCCAGAAGATTGCAGCTATTGGAGAGTTAGGACTAAGAGGGGAAATCAGAAAAGTTTTTTTTATTGAAAAAAGGTTGAAAGAACTTGAAAAATTGGGATTCAAGGGAGTATATATTCCAGAAGCTAATAGAAAAGAGATAGAAAAAAATAGCAACAAATATAAATTAAAATTAATATATTTAAAAAATTTAGAAGAACTTTTAGAAAGGATGAACAAGGATGGTCAATAA
- a CDS encoding bile acid:sodium symporter family protein, with product MKLLNKLSDFLGKYFIVLVLLMVVAAMALPQAFITLGRTRVFGQSLVTVGLGSIMFVMGLTLNEKDFKVIVTRPKDVFIGCLAQFTVMPFMAYFLAKTLRLPPELAVGLVLLGTCPGGTASNVMTYLAKGDVALSIGMTTVSTLAAPLLTPALTYFLAGQWVEINMYAMLLDIVKVVIVPIFLGMAVHKVFGEKVHKVSKVLVIIPIMCIVMIVGLCVAPNKMNLINSGAVLIMAVCLHNWFGFILGYVIGMFAKMDDSKKKALSIEVGLQNSGLAVGLAAQFANPLCALPAAVATVVHQVSGSLLANVFSGNMSFNFFRRRIKSAANITMMNK from the coding sequence ATGAAATTATTAAATAAACTGAGTGACTTTTTAGGGAAATATTTTATTGTTTTGGTTTTACTTATGGTAGTGGCGGCTATGGCATTGCCACAGGCATTTATTACATTGGGAAGAACAAGAGTTTTTGGACAGTCTTTGGTTACAGTAGGGCTGGGATCTATTATGTTTGTTATGGGGCTTACTCTTAATGAAAAAGATTTCAAGGTAATTGTAACAAGACCTAAAGATGTATTCATTGGATGTCTTGCTCAATTTACTGTAATGCCTTTTATGGCTTACTTTTTGGCAAAAACATTAAGACTTCCCCCTGAATTAGCAGTAGGGCTGGTTCTTTTAGGAACTTGTCCAGGAGGAACTGCAAGTAATGTTATGACTTACCTTGCTAAAGGTGATGTAGCTCTTTCTATTGGAATGACTACTGTATCAACATTGGCAGCACCTCTTTTAACACCAGCTCTTACATATTTTTTAGCAGGTCAATGGGTAGAAATCAATATGTATGCTATGCTTCTTGATATTGTAAAAGTTGTCATTGTTCCTATCTTCTTGGGAATGGCAGTCCATAAAGTATTTGGAGAAAAGGTACATAAAGTATCTAAAGTACTGGTAATTATTCCAATTATGTGTATTGTAATGATTGTGGGACTGTGTGTAGCACCTAACAAAATGAATCTTATTAATTCTGGAGCTGTTCTTATTATGGCAGTATGTCTTCATAATTGGTTTGGGTTTATTTTAGGATATGTTATTGGAATGTTTGCTAAAATGGATGATTCTAAGAAAAAAGCACTTTCTATTGAAGTTGGATTGCAGAATTCTGGACTGGCAGTAGGATTGGCAGCACAATTTGCGAATCCTTTATGTGCATTGCCAGCAGCAGTGGCAACTGTAGTACATCAGGTATCTGGTTCTCTGCTAGCTAATGTATTTTCAGGAAATATGTCATTCAATTTTTTCAGAAGAAGAATCAAATCAGCAGCTAATATCACTATGATGAATAAATAA
- the disA gene encoding DNA integrity scanning diadenylate cyclase DisA — translation MVNKKLEEMLLQITPGTPLREGLYNIIDAGIGALIVVGMDESVEKMLDGGFYINCEYTPEKIFELAKMDGAIIVDEECKTIIYANVHLQVDRKYSSEESGTRHRTAQRAGKQTNKLVIAVSERRKTISLYKGDMRYKLKNMAEIMNEASQALKTMERYRYVLDKSLANLTILELDDIVTIYDAALVLQRFEMMMRIEEELEGYVVELGAEGRLIELQLEDLAQDIHEEMLEFLSDYKSEEVEYESIITQLREFTNTELLEIENFASVLGYKKSYSSLDNKISPKGYRILGKISKLTKKDIEKLVSNYGELSSIQEAPIEELSDTKLSKLKIKAIKNGLKRLKFTVELEK, via the coding sequence ATGGTCAATAAAAAACTTGAAGAAATGCTCTTACAAATAACTCCCGGAACTCCTCTGAGAGAAGGACTGTATAATATCATTGATGCAGGAATAGGTGCATTGATAGTAGTTGGTATGGATGAATCAGTAGAAAAAATGCTTGATGGTGGATTTTACATAAATTGTGAATATACACCAGAGAAAATCTTTGAATTGGCTAAAATGGATGGAGCTATAATAGTTGATGAAGAATGTAAAACAATAATATATGCTAATGTACATCTTCAAGTAGACAGAAAGTATTCATCTGAAGAGAGTGGAACTAGACACAGAACAGCTCAAAGAGCAGGTAAACAGACTAATAAACTGGTAATAGCTGTATCTGAAAGAAGAAAAACTATAAGTCTGTACAAAGGAGATATGAGATATAAGCTTAAAAATATGGCTGAAATCATGAATGAGGCATCACAAGCTTTAAAAACTATGGAAAGATACAGATATGTATTGGATAAATCATTAGCAAATCTAACTATATTAGAACTTGATGATATAGTGACTATTTATGATGCTGCATTAGTTTTACAAAGATTTGAAATGATGATGAGAATAGAGGAAGAATTAGAAGGATATGTAGTAGAACTGGGAGCAGAGGGAAGACTTATCGAGCTTCAGCTGGAAGACCTGGCTCAGGATATACATGAAGAGATGCTGGAATTTCTAAGTGACTATAAAAGTGAAGAAGTTGAATATGAAAGTATTATTACACAACTTAGAGAATTTACTAATACTGAACTTCTTGAAATTGAAAACTTTGCAAGTGTGCTTGGATATAAGAAAAGCTACAGCAGCCTAGATAATAAAATAAGTCCTAAAGGATATAGAATTCTTGGAAAAATAAGCAAACTTACAAAGAAAGATATTGAAAAACTTGTATCTAATTATGGAGAACTTTCTTCTATACAGGAAGCTCCTATTGAAGAACTGTCAGATACAAAATTGAGTAAATTAAAAATAAAAGCTATAAAGAATGGACTTAAAAGACTTAAATTTACAGTAGAATTAGAAAAATAA
- a CDS encoding ABC transporter ATP-binding protein — translation MKYSLFRKLLPYLKKYKAEFIFLIFLAIIGNLLTLIGPYLVGKGINQIHFQMNKSDFLQLGKMSVLLLFSYVTGAVLTLIQNIKMNIISQDIVNKMRKDGIEKIHKFPLKYFDGISQGNIISIMINDIDNISGSLSQIGTRVIVNILTIFTALGIMLYISPSLTLIQLLLVSFTGVFLKKITEKSREKRRVQQRYLGKLSGYIDEILTGQAEVKSFSYEERAVETFRNLNSSYKENAIKSIFLAGFNFPTLNFIGNLGYSLIILIGAIFMLQGKITLGGLSSFVIYSKLFNRPIASISEAYSIIQTVLVSAERFFQFMEQDEDLDPGKKNINLDSLKGNIEFRNVDFAYNEETPVLKNLSFKTGNGEVIAIVGPTGGGKTTIVNLLMRFYDITSGEILLDGINIEEYKKSEIRKLFGMVLQDSWLFTGTIKDNISYGNTDISFDKVIESAKLACAHDFIMKFPDGYNTMITEDNMILSQGQKQLITIARIIASDPKFLILDEATSGVDTRTEIRLQKAIANLIKGRTSFIIAHRLSTIKNADLILVLKDGKIAEQGTHNELMNQNGFYFNLYSTQYAL, via the coding sequence GTGAAGTATAGTTTATTTAGAAAATTACTCCCTTATTTAAAAAAATATAAAGCTGAATTTATTTTTCTGATTTTCCTTGCAATCATAGGAAACCTTCTTACTTTAATTGGACCTTATCTAGTAGGAAAAGGGATAAATCAGATACATTTCCAGATGAATAAAAGTGATTTTCTACAGCTTGGAAAAATGTCTGTACTACTTCTTTTTTCATATGTAACTGGTGCAGTTCTTACTTTGATACAGAATATAAAAATGAATATAATATCTCAGGATATTGTAAATAAGATGAGAAAAGATGGGATAGAAAAAATACATAAATTCCCATTAAAATATTTTGATGGTATCTCTCAAGGAAATATCATCAGTATAATGATAAATGATATAGATAATATCAGTGGTTCTCTTTCACAAATAGGGACAAGAGTTATAGTAAATATACTTACTATATTTACAGCCCTTGGAATAATGCTGTATATCAGTCCTTCTCTTACTTTGATTCAGCTTCTGCTGGTATCTTTCACAGGAGTGTTTCTAAAGAAGATAACAGAAAAAAGCCGTGAAAAAAGAAGAGTGCAGCAGAGATATCTTGGAAAATTAAGTGGTTATATTGATGAGATTCTTACAGGGCAGGCAGAAGTAAAATCTTTCTCATATGAAGAGAGAGCTGTTGAAACTTTTAGAAACCTAAATTCATCTTATAAGGAAAATGCAATAAAATCAATTTTCCTTGCAGGATTTAACTTTCCTACACTTAACTTTATAGGAAATCTTGGGTATTCTCTTATTATTCTTATTGGTGCTATATTTATGCTTCAAGGGAAAATAACTCTTGGAGGACTTTCAAGTTTTGTTATTTACTCAAAACTTTTTAACAGACCAATAGCAAGTATATCTGAAGCATACAGCATTATTCAGACTGTTCTGGTAAGTGCTGAGAGATTCTTTCAGTTTATGGAGCAGGACGAAGATTTAGACCCTGGTAAAAAAAATATTAATCTTGATTCCTTAAAAGGAAATATTGAATTTAGAAATGTAGACTTCGCCTATAATGAGGAAACTCCTGTACTTAAAAATCTTTCATTTAAAACTGGAAATGGAGAAGTAATTGCCATAGTAGGACCTACTGGTGGAGGAAAGACTACCATTGTAAATCTTTTAATGAGATTTTATGATATAACATCTGGAGAGATACTTCTGGATGGAATAAATATAGAAGAATACAAGAAAAGTGAAATAAGAAAACTCTTTGGTATGGTACTGCAAGACAGCTGGCTCTTTACAGGAACCATCAAAGATAATATAAGTTATGGAAATACTGATATTTCATTTGATAAAGTTATAGAAAGTGCAAAACTTGCCTGTGCCCATGACTTTATAATGAAATTCCCTGATGGATATAACACTATGATAACTGAAGATAATATGATTCTTTCCCAAGGGCAGAAACAGCTTATTACAATAGCAAGGATCATTGCCTCTGATCCTAAGTTCCTTATTCTTGACGAAGCTACCAGTGGAGTTGATACAAGAACTGAAATAAGACTGCAGAAAGCTATTGCCAACCTTATCAAAGGAAGAACAAGCTTCATAATTGCTCACAGACTTTCTACTATTAAAAATGCTGATCTTATCCTTGTCTTAAAAGATGGAAAGATAGCTGAACAGGGAACACATAATGAATTGATGAATCAAAATGGATTTTATTTTAATCTATATAGTACTCAATATGCTTTATAG